In Solenopsis invicta isolate M01_SB unplaced genomic scaffold, UNIL_Sinv_3.0 scaffold_3212, whole genome shotgun sequence, a genomic segment contains:
- the LOC120359902 gene encoding probable E3 ubiquitin-protein ligase LOG2: MFNKICLLDRLPLQQFLYMFRAFNKQYLHQTEKENFKDSTENENKYSSEEEKLDEIRDEDIYGIPSDDYGDIFSDESNENINIPYHPVQQFNDIRTPDCCCICLVEKADHIFVSCGHLCCCSDCILKLQSKKCPICNTNYTSYLKVRIP; the protein is encoded by the exons atgtttaataaaatttgtttgcttGATAGGTTACCTCTTCAgcaatttttatacatgtttcGAGCATTTAACAAGCAATATTTACAtcaaacagaaaaagaaaattttaaag atagtactgaaaatgaaaataaatactcgtccgaagaagaaaaattagatGAAATTC GTGATGAAGACATTTATGGTATCCCTTCAGACGATTATGGCGATATATTTTCGGatgaaagtaatgaaaatataaatattccgtATCATCCAGTGCAACAATTCAATGACATACGTACACCTGATTGCTGTTGTATTTGTTTAGTTGAAAAAGCAGATCATATATTTGTCTCGTGTGGCCATTTATGTTGTTGTTCAGATTGTATCTTGAAGTTGCAATCTAAAAAATGTCCTATTTGCAATACAAATTATACGTCATATTTAAAAGTAAGAATTCCATGA